AATTCTTATTCTTCATGCCATTCGGACTGCCGTGGATCACATGTAATCACTATATAGCATACAAAGGACAACGCACACCAGCGAATTCATCATGTTACACGCCATCGGGTACTGATCACTGATGTGCGTGTACTGCTCGATCTCATTCACGACAAAGAGAAACACGAAAGCGAATATGAAAATTTTGATGAATTTCTGAACATACTGGCGCCACCACGTTTGGATGTGGGACCAGAGGACTTCTCCATGGTGCTAGTTGGGTTGGTCGAGTGAAATGAAGGTAGAGGatcaacaaaaaaaaatgcaCAAGAGAATCAAAGAGCAATAAGGATAAGAGTATTGTAGAACTGGAATACTCAACAATTCAGCTGGACACAGGGGCATTATATAGCCCAGGCATCTCGATGGCCCTCCACCCTCCATATGGAACAACCAATAACAATTGGACATGATTCGCCCAGGGATATTGCCACAACCGAATCACATCAAACAGAAAAAACATACCAAACATGCCAAATAGAGACGGCAACAAGAAGTACTCGCTGAATTAGCATATGCAGAATCTGCATACACAGTCAACCCTTCTCTCCCCTTTGCACTGAACGTCAACCCATATGCCATAGTGGCCTTTGGATATCGGAGTATGTGTTTGGCAGCTCCAAGATGAACTCGGCGCGGTTCAGCAAGACATTGAGACAATTGATTGACTACCACAGGCTTCATATTGATGATTGATGGGACACCGATTACCTGGACAAGCCGGAAACAGTCAGTTACTGCACAGAGTACGACTGAAGCTGAGTATATGGCAGCTTCAGAGGCTGCTAAACAAGTTATTTGGACACGCCACTTCCTATATGCAATAGGGAAGGCATCCATTTATGGTAGCACGCCTACTACCATATATGAAGACAATCGGGGAGCTATCAATCTAGCTGACAATCCGACTGATCACCCAAAGACTAAACATATCGCAGTGCGCTACCATGCCATACGGGATCATATAGGCAATGGTGAAGTCCGCCTTGAGCATCTGCCCACAGATCAGATGATTGCTGATGCTTTAACGAAGGCAAGCCATCGTGATGCCCAAGGGCGATTTGTCAAAAGAATGGGCATGGATTAAAAGGGAGAATTCGGAGAAGTTTCAACACAAATGCAAGTGGAAGTATGCGTCCAACCGCTGCTTATCAGATTGCCAAACTGCTATTTGATTGACTTATGTTTGCAGCGATTGtacgaaggggagtgatgaaAGCTGAATAAAGACCGGTTGGataaatagtcggcccgagtGACGAGGTCactatacatatatatatagtcgACCGGCTCATACATGTCgaagattaagcactcattctattaTCAAGGTGTCTATAGGTTTCAATATCATATCCTTCTGGTTAAATAAGACTCTTTGCCacatagcctcgtgcagtccggattatcgactccccgattccccgattCCTGAGCTAGCTGCTCGTTTCACTGAAACGCCGTGTGGAAATGACGCCGTAAACGGCCTCACTGGCGGTCATTTTCGGCGTCGATTTCACAGGTACTCACATTCTAGTTGTAATACTCACGTCAGCACGGTTGATCCCAAATCTTTACACCAACATACAGCCACTATGGGGTTCTTCTATTCGCAATTCTTCATCAAACCGGAGTATCCGACCCAATCCTTTACAGGTCAAACAGTCATCATCACCGGAGCCAATGTTGGCCTCGGCCTCGAGGCCGCAAGGCACGTCGTCCGCCTGCAAGCGGCCCAGGTGATTCTCGCCGTCCGGAACCCGGCCACCGGAGAAGCGGCAAAGCGATCAATTGAGCAAAGTACGGGCCGACCCGGCGTGTGCCAGGTTTGGCACTTGGATCTTGCATCCTTTGACTCGGTGCAGAGCTTCGCGGAACGCGTTGCCCGGTTGCCGCGAGTTGACTCTGTCGTGGCTAACGCCGGTATCGCTACGCCGACGTTCAAAGTCGTCGAAGGCCATGAACAGACTATCACCGTTAATGTGATTAGTACTATGCTTTTGGCTTTGCTCCTCCTCCCGAAACTACGCGAGACAGCCGAACAGCATCCGGATGAGAGCATGCCGCGGCTTACAGTTGTTGTGAGCGAGACTCACGCCTGGACCCCGTTCCCCGAGTGGAAGTGCAGCAACACGTTTCAAGCTCTCAAAGATAAAAGTACCGCGGATATGGAGAACCGATATGCGACGTCTAAACTAATGGAAATTCTTCTCCTGCGGGAGATGGCCGGCCGGATGTCAGGCTCCGGCGTTATCATTAACATGGTGAACCCCGGATTGTGCCACTCGAAACTGGCGCGCGAGATTGGCTGGGGATTCTGGATGTTTAA
This region of Aspergillus chevalieri M1 DNA, chromosome 4, nearly complete sequence genomic DNA includes:
- a CDS encoding uncharacterized protein (COG:Q;~EggNog:ENOG410PMJC;~InterPro:IPR036291,IPR002347;~PFAM:PF08659,PF00106,PF13561;~go_process: GO:0055114 - oxidation-reduction process [Evidence IEA]) codes for the protein MGFFYSQFFIKPEYPTQSFTGQTVIITGANVGLGLEAARHVVRLQAAQVILAVRNPATGEAAKRSIEQSTGRPGVCQVWHLDLASFDSVQSFAERVARLPRVDSVVANAGIATPTFKVVEGHEQTITVNVISTMLLALLLLPKLRETAEQHPDESMPRLTVVVSETHAWTPFPEWKCSNTFQALKDKSTADMENRYATSKLMEILLLREMAGRMSGSGVIINMVNPGLCHSKLAREIGWGFWMFKQLVARSTEVGSRTLVAGASAGRNSHGMYMTDGRIANEALSTFVRSLEGEQAQEKLWSEIAEILEDIHPGVMQKV